One part of the Olleya sp. YS genome encodes these proteins:
- a CDS encoding tRNA pseudouridine(38-40) synthase TruA encodes MMQKKFFYVITIQYLGYRFHGWQKQPNLKTLHLMVDRTLNFILEKKKFKTLTSGRTDAMVSAESAAFELFLEEPIEDFDAFLTLFNYNLPQDIRALAIKVVDKDFNIIQHSKIKEYLYLFAFGDKFHPFCAPILTTILDDLDINLMKEGAKLFEGKHYLRAYCYKPTDNGIYNREIMQCELVENTIYTANFFPKKSYILRVRGKGFMRNQIRLMMGTLIELGQGKRTLEDIEASLKSDYKYNMQYIAPASGLILNSIEFE; translated from the coding sequence ATTATGCAAAAAAAGTTTTTCTACGTTATTACTATTCAGTATTTAGGTTATCGATTTCATGGTTGGCAGAAGCAACCTAATCTAAAAACGTTGCACTTAATGGTAGATCGCACATTAAATTTCATTTTAGAAAAAAAGAAATTTAAAACTCTAACCTCAGGTCGTACAGATGCTATGGTAAGTGCAGAAAGTGCAGCTTTCGAGCTTTTTTTAGAAGAACCCATCGAAGATTTTGATGCGTTTTTAACATTATTTAATTACAATTTACCTCAAGATATTCGTGCTTTAGCTATTAAAGTAGTCGATAAAGACTTTAATATCATTCAGCATTCCAAAATCAAAGAATACTTATATTTATTTGCTTTTGGCGACAAATTTCATCCGTTTTGCGCACCAATATTAACGACTATATTAGACGATTTAGATATTAATCTAATGAAAGAAGGTGCAAAACTTTTTGAGGGTAAGCATTACCTAAGAGCATATTGCTACAAGCCAACAGATAATGGTATTTACAACAGAGAAATTATGCAGTGTGAACTAGTTGAAAACACTATTTACACAGCTAATTTCTTTCCTAAAAAAAGCTACATCCTTCGTGTTAGAGGTAAAGGTTTTATGCGTAATCAAATTAGATTGATGATGGGAACTTTGATAGAATTGGGTCAAGGCAAGCGCACTTTAGAAGATATTGAAGCTAGTCTAAAGTCTGATTATAAATACAATATGCAATATATTGCTCCTGCTTCAGGATTAATATTAAATTCAATCGAATTTGAATAG
- a CDS encoding DUF2461 domain-containing protein, with amino-acid sequence MTETIPRETFTFLKDLEKNNNRDWFNEHKSAFKEIETEIKQVYNQLFQMLNKHDEIDKVKLFRIYRDVRFSKNKLPYKTHFGGSFNRVKPKLRGGYYMHIQPNNESFIATGFWDPSKEDLLRIRKEFEMDDQEMRDILNSKNFNSVWGGFVGDELKTAPKGFDKEHPAIDLIRRKQFIFTKKYTDKQVLSSNFLEEVNNSFKIIRPFFDYMSEVLTTDLNGVSLIK; translated from the coding sequence ATGACAGAAACTATTCCTAGAGAGACCTTTACTTTTTTAAAAGATTTAGAAAAAAACAATAATCGTGACTGGTTTAATGAGCATAAAAGTGCTTTTAAAGAAATTGAGACTGAGATTAAGCAAGTATATAATCAGTTGTTTCAAATGCTAAATAAACACGATGAGATTGATAAAGTTAAATTATTTAGAATTTATAGAGATGTAAGATTCTCTAAAAATAAATTACCTTACAAAACGCATTTTGGTGGTTCTTTTAATCGAGTAAAACCCAAATTAAGAGGTGGTTACTATATGCATATTCAACCTAATAATGAAAGTTTTATTGCAACAGGTTTTTGGGATCCTTCTAAAGAAGATTTATTAAGAATTAGAAAAGAATTTGAAATGGATGATCAAGAGATGCGCGATATCCTAAATAGTAAAAACTTCAATTCTGTTTGGGGAGGTTTTGTTGGTGACGAGCTTAAAACAGCACCAAAAGGTTTTGATAAAGAGCATCCTGCTATTGACTTAATTAGAAGAAAACAATTTATTTTCACCAAGAAATATACAGACAAACAGGTATTATCGTCTAATTTTTTAGAGGAGGTTAATAACTCGTTTAAAATTATACGACCATTTTTTGATTATATGAGTGAGGTATTAACCACAGATTTAAATGGAGTGTCACTTATAAAGTAG
- a CDS encoding DUF72 domain-containing protein, with translation MKFGSVENPEAIDFTLPKDHKDTKRVLNVVKDDNVPGIYVGCAKWNRADLKGFYPRGTKDELGYYSSQFNSIELNATFYRIFPPEQFSKWYDKTPANFKFFPKLNQEISHWKRLQDVKEVVDNYLYSAVNLKEKLGTIFLQMNTNFTPKDFDRVVSFVESWPKEIPLAVEFRHTNWYNDPVISEELYQLLEANNISNIIVDSAGRRDIMHMRLTNPTAFVRYVGANHESDYSRLDDWIVRLKTWKEQGVKEIDFFIHQNIEKESPLLSAYFIKQLNAELGCNLTIPNDNFQQNLF, from the coding sequence ATGAAATTTGGCAGTGTCGAAAACCCAGAAGCAATAGACTTTACATTACCTAAAGACCATAAAGACACTAAACGTGTTTTAAATGTTGTCAAAGATGATAATGTACCAGGTATCTATGTTGGTTGTGCAAAATGGAATAGGGCAGATCTTAAAGGGTTCTACCCAAGAGGTACTAAGGACGAATTAGGATATTACTCATCTCAGTTTAACTCAATTGAATTAAACGCAACGTTTTACCGTATTTTTCCACCAGAACAATTTAGTAAATGGTATGATAAAACACCTGCTAATTTTAAGTTTTTCCCAAAGTTAAATCAAGAAATTAGTCATTGGAAACGGTTACAGGATGTTAAAGAAGTCGTGGATAATTATTTGTATTCTGCTGTAAATTTAAAAGAAAAACTTGGCACTATTTTTTTACAGATGAATACTAATTTTACTCCAAAAGATTTTGACAGAGTAGTTAGTTTTGTTGAAAGTTGGCCAAAAGAAATCCCACTAGCAGTAGAATTTAGACATACTAATTGGTATAATGACCCAGTAATTTCAGAAGAATTATATCAGCTTTTAGAAGCCAATAACATCTCTAATATTATAGTCGATTCTGCTGGAAGGCGAGACATTATGCACATGAGATTAACCAATCCTACCGCTTTTGTGCGCTATGTTGGAGCCAATCATGAGAGTGATTACTCAAGGTTAGATGATTGGATTGTAAGACTAAAAACTTGGAAAGAACAAGGTGTAAAAGAAATAGACTTTTTTATTCATCAAAATATTGAAAAAGAATCACCTTTACTATCTGCTTATTTTATTAAACAATTAAATGCTGAGTTGGGTTGTAATCTCACAATTCCTAACGACAATTTTCAACAAAACTTATTTTAA
- a CDS encoding DUF3817 domain-containing protein, giving the protein MLNTFRIVALLEGVSYLLLMAAAIYKRLPSGDDVYVKLLGMPHGLLFVAYIALAFLLKPEQQWSSKDFSIILLASILPFGTFYVDKKYLKS; this is encoded by the coding sequence ATGCTCAACACATTCCGTATTGTAGCCTTATTAGAAGGTGTCTCATACTTACTGTTAATGGCTGCAGCCATATACAAAAGACTACCTTCTGGAGACGATGTTTATGTCAAATTACTAGGTATGCCACATGGATTATTATTTGTAGCGTACATCGCTTTAGCATTTTTATTAAAACCAGAACAACAATGGTCAAGTAAAGACTTTAGTATTATTTTATTGGCATCTATACTACCTTTTGGAACATTCTATGTTGATAAAAAATATTTGAAGTCTTAA
- the hisIE gene encoding bifunctional phosphoribosyl-AMP cyclohydrolase/phosphoribosyl-ATP diphosphatase HisIE, which produces MNIDFNKNKDGLVPAIIQDAITKNVLMLGYMNEEAFNKTKDTKLVTFFSRTKNRLWTKGEDSGNVLNLVEIKLDCDNDTLLIQVNPKGPTCHKGSDTCWSDTNSESFGFISKLENTIESRVKAGDTTKSYVASLFEKGINKIAQKVGEEAVEVVIEAKDDNDDLFLNESADLLFHYLMLLQAKGFKFNDVVTVLKERE; this is translated from the coding sequence ATGAACATAGATTTCAATAAAAACAAAGATGGATTAGTACCAGCAATCATACAAGATGCAATAACAAAAAATGTATTGATGTTGGGTTATATGAATGAAGAAGCGTTTAATAAAACCAAAGACACCAAATTGGTTACTTTTTTCAGCAGAACCAAAAACCGCTTATGGACTAAAGGTGAAGATAGTGGTAATGTTTTAAACTTAGTAGAAATAAAACTAGATTGCGATAATGACACATTATTAATACAAGTTAATCCAAAAGGACCAACATGCCACAAAGGAAGCGATACGTGTTGGAGTGACACTAATTCTGAAAGTTTCGGTTTTATTTCAAAATTAGAAAATACTATAGAATCTAGAGTTAAAGCTGGAGACACGACTAAATCTTACGTAGCTTCGCTATTTGAAAAAGGAATTAATAAAATTGCACAAAAAGTAGGAGAGGAAGCAGTAGAAGTGGTTATTGAAGCAAAAGACGATAACGACGATTTATTTTTAAATGAAAGTGCCGATTTATTGTTTCACTACCTAATGTTGCTTCAAGCTAAGGGTTTTAAGTTTAATGACGTAGTCACTGTATTAAAAGAAAGAGAATAA
- a CDS encoding TlpA disulfide reductase family protein has product MNIFPRLSLLLGCLLLLGCDTFTSKNQSSITSDTINNTKEDLVLLDNQYVINGHSFSDALTTVYLHKFENRIPVIIDSVTVVDKKFQFKGDIDTPDYYSLSSNLSNKRFRLLIDASKINVFLNETIENSSSYSSTPIQKDYAAYSKKMYSFRNKGVDLYYNLKGDFSNKSISKLRKDRSALFKQTGEYTRQFIQDNPNSYFTTLVIKENIDAYGHQKLREFYNSLSPEIKSMASVKAIDSLIIEKENYVAKPIPIKAETVAKTYEEYRPKAYSLSGKNQYGETMSLNSIPRGKVVLLDFWASWCGPCRASNPNLVALYNKYNADGFEIMSISEDKGQAEWISAIHVDNLNWDYHILDKNKSIAFRYGVESIPFKLLIDKKGRIASEKISGRKLEQRIIELLAE; this is encoded by the coding sequence ATGAACATTTTTCCTCGACTCTCACTGCTTTTAGGATGCCTTTTACTATTAGGTTGTGATACCTTTACCTCAAAAAATCAATCGTCAATAACATCAGACACTATTAATAATACTAAAGAAGACTTAGTGCTATTAGATAATCAATATGTCATTAATGGACATAGTTTTAGCGATGCACTAACGACTGTTTACTTACACAAATTTGAAAATAGAATTCCTGTAATTATAGATTCGGTTACTGTTGTAGATAAAAAATTTCAGTTTAAAGGAGACATTGACACGCCAGATTATTACAGTCTATCTAGTAATTTAAGTAATAAACGGTTTAGGCTATTAATTGACGCTTCAAAAATTAATGTTTTTTTAAATGAAACTATAGAAAACTCGTCAAGCTACTCTTCTACACCTATTCAAAAAGATTATGCAGCTTACTCTAAAAAAATGTATAGTTTTAGAAATAAAGGGGTGGATTTGTACTATAATTTAAAAGGCGATTTTTCTAATAAAAGTATTTCTAAACTTAGGAAAGATCGATCAGCGTTGTTTAAGCAAACTGGAGAGTACACAAGACAATTTATCCAAGACAATCCAAACTCTTACTTTACTACTCTAGTTATAAAAGAGAATATTGATGCTTATGGACATCAAAAATTAAGGGAATTTTATAACAGTTTGTCTCCTGAAATTAAAAGTATGGCTTCGGTTAAAGCTATAGATTCTTTAATTATTGAAAAAGAAAATTACGTAGCAAAACCAATTCCTATTAAAGCTGAAACCGTAGCAAAAACTTATGAAGAATATAGACCAAAAGCATATAGTTTAAGCGGTAAAAACCAATATGGTGAGACCATGTCATTAAACTCAATTCCTCGTGGTAAAGTTGTGCTATTAGACTTTTGGGCAAGTTGGTGTGGTCCATGTCGTGCATCAAACCCAAATTTAGTTGCTTTGTATAATAAATACAACGCAGATGGTTTTGAAATTATGAGCATTAGTGAAGATAAAGGTCAAGCCGAATGGATAAGTGCAATACATGTGGATAACCTCAATTGGGATTATCATATTTTGGATAAAAATAAATCTATTGCCTTTAGATATGGTGTAGAGAGTATCCCATTTAAGCTATTAATAGACAAAAAAGGACGTATTGCTAGCGAGAAAATTTCTGGACGTAAGCTAGAGCAACGTATTATAGAGTTATTGGCTGAATAG
- the hisF gene encoding imidazole glycerol phosphate synthase subunit HisF has product MLTKRIIPCLDIKNGRTVKGVNFVNLRDAGDPVELAKQYAVKGADELVFLDISATLEGRKTMIDMVLKVAEHVNIPFTVGGGISSIEDVYKLLKSGADKVSINSSAVKRPELVNELANKFGSQCVVVAIDAKQINGEWMVHLAGGSIPTKLNLFDWAKEVERRGAGEILFTSMNNDGTKAGFANEALAMLSETLNIPIIASGGAGNVQHFVDTFKEGKADAALAASVFHFGEIEIKDLKEALRDNNIAVRL; this is encoded by the coding sequence ATGCTTACAAAACGAATTATACCCTGTTTAGACATTAAAAACGGAAGAACCGTTAAAGGTGTTAATTTTGTAAACCTTCGTGATGCTGGAGATCCAGTAGAATTAGCAAAACAATACGCAGTAAAAGGTGCAGACGAGCTGGTATTTCTAGATATTTCGGCTACTTTAGAAGGTAGAAAAACCATGATTGATATGGTTTTAAAAGTAGCAGAACACGTTAATATTCCGTTTACAGTTGGTGGAGGAATTTCGTCTATTGAAGATGTATATAAGCTTTTAAAATCTGGAGCAGATAAGGTTTCTATAAACTCTTCAGCAGTAAAACGTCCAGAATTGGTTAATGAATTAGCTAATAAATTTGGTAGCCAATGTGTTGTCGTTGCTATAGATGCTAAGCAAATTAATGGAGAATGGATGGTGCATTTAGCAGGTGGAAGTATTCCAACAAAATTAAATTTATTCGATTGGGCAAAAGAGGTTGAACGTAGAGGAGCAGGTGAAATATTATTCACATCCATGAATAACGATGGTACCAAAGCAGGTTTTGCAAACGAAGCTTTAGCTATGCTTTCTGAAACTTTAAATATTCCAATAATAGCATCAGGTGGAGCAGGAAACGTGCAACATTTTGTAGATACCTTTAAAGAAGGGAAAGCAGACGCAGCATTGGCTGCAAGTGTGTTTCATTTTGGAGAAATAGAAATTAAAGATTTAAAAGAAGCATTAAGAGATAATAATATAGCAGTACGACTATAA
- a CDS encoding cold shock domain-containing protein — MAKSQQTFNKSEKEKKRLKKREDKRKKMEARKAEKEANGGSDGIQFAYVDYNGNLVDTPPDPEMKEKIDAEEIVLGVPKKVEGEEEDPIRNGKVSFFDTSKGFGFIIDTENNEKYFCHVSGLIDQIAENDKVSFELERGMKGMNAVKVKKI; from the coding sequence ATGGCAAAATCACAACAGACATTTAATAAAAGTGAAAAAGAAAAAAAACGCTTAAAGAAAAGAGAAGATAAGCGCAAAAAAATGGAAGCTAGAAAAGCTGAAAAAGAAGCAAACGGAGGCTCTGATGGTATCCAATTTGCTTATGTAGATTACAATGGAAACTTGGTAGATACTCCACCAGATCCAGAGATGAAAGAGAAAATTGATGCAGAAGAAATTGTTTTAGGTGTTCCTAAAAAAGTGGAAGGCGAAGAGGAAGATCCAATAAGAAATGGTAAAGTGTCCTTTTTTGACACCTCTAAAGGATTTGGATTTATTATTGATACTGAGAATAACGAGAAATATTTTTGTCATGTCAGTGGTTTAATTGATCAAATAGCAGAAAACGACAAAGTCTCGTTTGAGTTAGAGCGTGGTATGAAAGGTATGAATGCAGTAAAAGTTAAGAAGATATAA
- a CDS encoding hotdog domain-containing protein, translated as MRFHTRKWVKPEDLNPNGTLFGGQLLAWIDEEAALYTVVQLENNKVVTKYMSEINFMSKAVKGDIIEIGMEVQKFGRSSITLNCEVRNMRTRETIITVDNIIMVNLDEHGNPKPHGKTKIEFVKDRLNN; from the coding sequence ATGAGATTTCATACCAGAAAATGGGTAAAACCAGAAGATTTAAACCCAAACGGAACCTTATTTGGAGGTCAATTATTAGCTTGGATAGATGAAGAAGCTGCTTTATACACAGTTGTGCAGTTAGAAAACAATAAAGTAGTCACAAAATACATGAGTGAAATTAACTTTATGAGTAAAGCTGTTAAAGGAGATATTATTGAAATAGGGATGGAGGTTCAAAAATTTGGACGATCTTCTATTACCTTAAACTGTGAGGTTAGAAACATGCGTACACGCGAAACCATAATAACAGTAGACAACATCATTATGGTTAATTTAGATGAGCATGGAAACCCAAAACCACACGGAAAAACAAAAATTGAGTTTGTAAAGGATAGATTGAACAATTAA
- a CDS encoding mechanosensitive ion channel, whose translation MQDKFNKALELLSDKLEGWFNAFIKSIPNLIIAILVLIAFYYISRYVSRLVGKIVSKKVHQDSLVGMITKITAVIVIGVGFFLALGILNLSETLETLIGAAGISGLVIGLALQGTLSNTFAGIVLSIRKSIRLGHWVETNGFAGEVVEISLKNFVIKEADNNMVMIPNKSILDNPIKNYSLTTKMRVMINCGVGYESDLEKVRTLTKDTIQKTFSQIQSPEDVEFFYEEFGGSSINFVCRFWIDAENSLEKIRAKSTAIIEIKKAFDKENINIPFPIRTLQFDNKLSLEKSESSDE comes from the coding sequence ATGCAAGACAAATTCAATAAAGCTTTAGAATTATTATCAGACAAATTAGAAGGATGGTTTAATGCTTTTATCAAAAGTATTCCAAATCTAATAATCGCAATTTTAGTTCTTATAGCTTTTTATTACATATCTAGATATGTTTCAAGATTAGTAGGTAAAATAGTTTCTAAAAAGGTTCATCAAGACTCTTTAGTAGGAATGATTACTAAGATTACTGCAGTAATAGTCATAGGTGTAGGTTTTTTCCTTGCTTTAGGAATACTTAATTTAAGTGAAACCCTAGAAACATTAATAGGTGCAGCTGGTATCTCTGGTCTAGTGATAGGTTTAGCATTACAAGGCACATTAAGTAACACATTTGCTGGAATTGTACTTAGTATTAGAAAAAGTATACGACTAGGACACTGGGTTGAAACCAATGGGTTTGCAGGTGAAGTTGTAGAAATTAGTTTAAAGAATTTTGTTATAAAGGAAGCAGATAACAATATGGTCATGATACCTAACAAATCTATCCTTGATAACCCTATCAAAAACTACTCTCTGACCACAAAAATGAGAGTAATGATTAATTGTGGAGTAGGCTATGAATCTGATTTAGAAAAGGTAAGAACTTTAACAAAGGATACAATACAAAAAACATTTAGTCAAATACAAAGTCCAGAAGATGTTGAATTTTTCTATGAAGAATTTGGAGGAAGTTCTATAAACTTTGTTTGTAGATTTTGGATTGATGCTGAAAACTCGCTAGAAAAAATAAGAGCAAAAAGCACAGCCATTATTGAAATTAAAAAGGCGTTTGATAAAGAAAATATAAATATACCTTTCCCAATTAGAACGTTGCAATTTGATAATAAACTGAGTCTTGAAAAGTCAGAATCTAGTGATGAATAA
- the hisA gene encoding 1-(5-phosphoribosyl)-5-[(5-phosphoribosylamino)methylideneamino]imidazole-4-carboxamide isomerase has translation MRIIPAIDIIDGKCVRLTKGDYNTTKIYNENPLEVAKQFEGAGIEYLHMVDLDGAKASHVVNYRVLELVASKTNLKIDFGGGLKSDDDIITAFNSGAKQITGGSIAVKNRDTFERWISKYGSQKIILGADCKNEKIAISGWLEESTLEVIPFIKAYQKQGIQYVVCTDISKDGMLEGPSIDLYKTIIEECTNGSSGQSIKLIASGGVTTIEDVEKLSEINCEGVIIGKAIYENRITLKELERFL, from the coding sequence ATGAGAATAATACCAGCAATAGATATCATAGACGGTAAATGTGTACGCTTAACAAAAGGAGATTACAATACCACTAAAATTTATAATGAAAACCCACTTGAGGTTGCAAAACAGTTTGAAGGCGCAGGAATCGAGTATTTACATATGGTCGATTTAGATGGTGCGAAAGCTTCTCATGTCGTAAATTACCGAGTTTTAGAGCTAGTGGCTTCTAAAACTAATTTAAAAATAGATTTTGGAGGTGGTTTAAAGTCTGATGACGATATTATAACAGCATTTAACTCTGGAGCAAAACAAATAACAGGAGGAAGTATTGCTGTAAAAAACAGAGATACGTTTGAGCGTTGGATTAGTAAATATGGCTCTCAAAAAATCATTTTAGGAGCAGATTGTAAAAACGAAAAGATAGCCATTAGTGGTTGGTTAGAAGAAAGTACTTTAGAGGTAATTCCGTTTATAAAAGCGTATCAAAAACAAGGCATTCAATATGTGGTTTGTACAGACATTTCAAAAGACGGAATGTTAGAAGGACCATCAATAGACCTGTATAAAACCATCATTGAAGAGTGTACCAATGGTAGTTCTGGTCAGTCTATAAAACTTATAGCTTCAGGAGGCGTTACAACTATTGAAGATGTAGAAAAGCTTTCAGAAATTAATTGTGAAGGTGTCATCATTGGTAAGGCGATTTATGAAAACAGAATCACTTTAAAAGAACTAGAACGATTTTTATAA
- a CDS encoding GntR family transcriptional regulator yields the protein MIIKITLRDQIKTLLIQKMREGKLVAGQSLSLAGLARELDVSVTPIREALTQLQQVNIIEAIPNKGFIIKNISKEEAINLYQLIATIEALAVQNSTFKTSTIKDLKKQESKLRLLEDGLERINADIKFHDILISDYDSEIAKQILSDLKTRIFFYELEFMKSKHFFSDSNNHHEIIINHIENNQLIEAAEIVKDNWLQILKFINNETESHTIF from the coding sequence ATGATTATAAAAATCACCCTAAGAGATCAAATTAAAACACTACTTATCCAAAAAATGCGAGAAGGAAAACTTGTTGCAGGACAGTCTTTATCATTGGCTGGATTGGCAAGGGAATTAGACGTTAGTGTTACACCTATTAGAGAAGCTTTAACACAATTACAACAAGTAAATATTATTGAAGCTATTCCTAATAAAGGATTTATCATAAAAAATATAAGTAAAGAAGAAGCTATAAATTTATATCAATTAATTGCTACGATTGAGGCATTAGCTGTACAAAATTCTACATTTAAAACTTCTACTATAAAGGATTTAAAAAAACAAGAATCTAAGCTTAGATTATTAGAAGATGGTCTGGAGCGAATTAATGCTGATATAAAATTTCATGATATACTTATATCCGATTACGATAGTGAGATAGCTAAACAGATATTATCTGATTTAAAAACTAGAATATTTTTTTACGAGTTAGAATTTATGAAATCCAAGCACTTTTTTAGTGATTCCAACAATCATCATGAAATTATCATTAACCATATTGAGAACAATCAACTAATCGAAGCAGCAGAAATTGTTAAAGACAATTGGCTACAAATTTTAAAATTTATAAATAATGAAACTGAATCACATACTATATTTTAG
- a CDS encoding glyoxalase has product MTTRDNQLLAVRPVILSIKISDNMSDDERFQNITLRPIIKLQNDLFVAVFKNYITKHKNVFYQLTIEKRLNYIDNAIHKDIKFRNSLKGIVIGQFTTEEYELYIKNSSALNKRMMNIVKQRLQHNIQLFEMPEVLKAV; this is encoded by the coding sequence ATGACTACACGTGACAATCAACTTCTAGCTGTAAGACCTGTTATTTTATCAATTAAAATATCAGATAATATGAGTGATGACGAACGGTTTCAGAATATTACTTTACGACCAATAATTAAGTTACAAAACGATTTATTTGTAGCTGTCTTCAAAAACTACATTACAAAACATAAAAATGTATTTTATCAACTAACCATTGAAAAGCGTCTTAATTACATTGATAACGCTATACATAAAGACATAAAGTTTAGAAATAGTTTAAAGGGTATTGTCATTGGACAATTTACAACAGAAGAATATGAGCTTTATATAAAAAACTCGTCTGCCCTAAACAAACGTATGATGAATATTGTAAAGCAACGTTTACAACATAACATCCAATTGTTTGAAATGCCTGAAGTTTTAAAAGCGGTTTAG
- a CDS encoding EamA family transporter yields the protein MDTTRKSILIILSFFSIYVIWGSTYLLNKIAVQEIPPFYLASIRFFCSAILIMCIALLLKVSLKITFKQFKNSVIIGFLFLVYGNGVFVWALKYVDSGFAALIAATQPLFVILLMRVLNGFEIKTKAIIGVVLGLIGMYLLVSQDSLQLNEDSYIGITLMFTCILSWSYGSIFVSKADLPKSYLVATGYQMIIASMILIVLSYSFNETWTAPLSWSSNAQWSMVLLIIFGGVVAFTAFNYLLKEVSTEKVATSAYVNPVIALFLGWYVLEEQLTTQSLVAAFILLLGVYFINSKKKFIPFSRLRK from the coding sequence ATGGACACTACTAGAAAATCAATATTAATTATACTTTCTTTTTTCTCAATATATGTTATTTGGGGATCTACATATTTGCTTAATAAAATAGCAGTCCAAGAAATACCACCTTTTTACTTGGCATCTATTAGATTTTTTTGTTCTGCCATATTAATTATGTGCATCGCGTTGTTACTGAAGGTATCCTTAAAAATTACATTTAAACAATTTAAAAACTCGGTTATTATTGGTTTTTTATTCTTAGTGTATGGCAATGGTGTTTTTGTTTGGGCTTTAAAATATGTTGATAGTGGTTTTGCAGCATTGATAGCTGCCACACAACCGTTGTTTGTAATTTTGTTAATGCGTGTTTTAAATGGTTTTGAAATCAAAACTAAAGCCATAATTGGCGTTGTTTTGGGATTAATTGGAATGTATCTTTTAGTATCTCAAGATAGTTTACAATTAAATGAGGATAGCTACATTGGCATTACCTTAATGTTTACTTGTATATTAAGTTGGAGTTACGGAAGCATTTTTGTGTCTAAAGCTGATTTACCTAAAAGCTATCTTGTGGCTACAGGTTACCAGATGATTATTGCTAGTATGATTTTAATAGTGTTAAGTTATAGTTTTAATGAAACTTGGACAGCACCTTTATCATGGAGTAGCAATGCGCAATGGTCAATGGTTTTACTTATAATTTTTGGAGGTGTTGTAGCGTTTACAGCTTTTAATTATTTATTAAAAGAAGTCTCTACAGAGAAGGTTGCTACTTCCGCTTACGTTAATCCAGTTATAGCTTTATTTTTAGGTTGGTACGTTTTAGAAGAACAATTAACCACACAATCTTTAGTTGCAGCATTTATCTTACTATTGGGTGTGTATTTTATTAATTCTAAAAAGAAATTTATACCATTTTCTAGATTAAGAAAGTAA
- a CDS encoding DUF1328 domain-containing protein — protein MLRWTITFIIIAVIAGILGFGGIAGASAGIAKILFFIFIVLFVLSLIKGGVKS, from the coding sequence ATGTTACGTTGGACCATTACATTTATTATTATCGCAGTTATAGCTGGAATCTTAGGATTTGGAGGTATAGCAGGAGCATCAGCAGGAATTGCAAAAATTTTATTCTTCATTTTTATAGTATTATTTGTACTATCATTAATAAAAGGTGGAGTTAAAAGTTAA